In Sphingomonas sanxanigenens DSM 19645 = NX02, the following proteins share a genomic window:
- a CDS encoding NAD-dependent succinate-semialdehyde dehydrogenase, producing MTYQSINPYDGKLLQSFDDLTEESLETKIATAAACFESWRQTTFAQRAAIAAKAAAIMRARADEFARPVTLEMGKRIAEARGEVALSADIIDYYAQNAERFLAPERLHPSSGEAEIESTPLGVLFGVQPWNFPYYQLARFAAPNLMAGNVVMVKHAGNVPQCAIAFEELWLEAGAPKGAYTNLLISHDQVNRVIDDPRIKGVALTGSVEAGKSVAARAGQNLKKSTMELGGSDAFIVLDDADLEKTVEWAVWAKMNNTGQCCVAGKRYIVVEELADRFLDKFRTALAKLEPGDPMDEATTLGPLSTEGALVNLLDQVDRAVGDGATVVMGGKRIDRPGSFMQPTILADIAPDSAAFREEFFGPVALFFRVKDEDEAVALANDSAFGLGGSVFTGDVARGKRVASRIDTGMMFVNHPTWTTPDLPFGGVKDSGYGRELSNMGIQEFVNKKLVRVEAIDAPA from the coding sequence ATGACCTACCAGAGCATCAACCCCTACGACGGCAAACTCCTGCAAAGCTTCGACGATCTTACCGAGGAGAGCCTTGAGACAAAGATTGCGACGGCCGCCGCGTGCTTCGAGAGCTGGCGGCAGACGACGTTCGCGCAGCGGGCGGCCATCGCCGCGAAAGCCGCCGCCATCATGCGGGCCCGCGCCGACGAGTTCGCGCGGCCGGTAACGCTCGAAATGGGCAAGCGCATCGCCGAAGCGCGGGGCGAAGTGGCGCTCAGCGCGGACATCATCGATTACTACGCGCAGAACGCCGAACGCTTCCTCGCGCCCGAACGCCTCCATCCGAGTTCAGGCGAAGCGGAGATCGAAAGCACCCCCCTCGGCGTACTCTTCGGAGTTCAACCATGGAACTTTCCCTATTATCAGCTCGCGCGCTTCGCAGCGCCCAACCTGATGGCGGGCAACGTCGTGATGGTGAAGCACGCCGGGAACGTTCCGCAATGCGCCATCGCGTTCGAAGAGCTGTGGCTGGAGGCCGGGGCACCAAAGGGCGCCTACACCAACCTGCTGATCTCCCACGACCAGGTGAACCGCGTCATCGACGACCCGCGGATCAAGGGCGTGGCGCTGACGGGCAGCGTCGAAGCCGGAAAATCCGTCGCTGCGCGGGCGGGGCAGAACCTGAAGAAATCGACGATGGAGCTTGGCGGCAGCGATGCCTTCATCGTCCTTGATGACGCCGATCTGGAAAAGACCGTCGAGTGGGCGGTCTGGGCCAAGATGAACAATACGGGCCAGTGCTGCGTGGCGGGCAAGCGCTACATCGTCGTCGAGGAGTTGGCCGATCGGTTCCTCGACAAGTTCCGCACCGCGCTCGCGAAGCTGGAACCCGGGGACCCGATGGACGAGGCGACAACGCTCGGTCCGTTGTCCACCGAAGGCGCCCTGGTGAACCTCCTGGACCAGGTCGATCGGGCGGTCGGCGACGGCGCCACGGTCGTGATGGGCGGCAAGAGGATCGACCGTCCGGGCTCCTTCATGCAGCCCACGATCCTGGCCGATATCGCGCCCGATAGCGCCGCATTCCGGGAGGAGTTCTTCGGGCCGGTCGCGCTCTTCTTCCGGGTCAAGGATGAAGACGAAGCGGTGGCGCTCGCCAACGACTCGGCTTTCGGGCTTGGCGGCTCGGTCTTCACCGGCGACGTCGCGCGCGGCAAACGCGTCGCGAGCCGCATCGATACGGGCATGATGTTCGTCAATCACCCAACTTGGACGACGCCCGACCTGCCGTTCGGTGGGGTCAAGGACTCAGGCTACGGCCGCGAGCTTTCGAACATGGGCATCCAGGAATTCGTCAACAAGAAACTGGTTCGCGTCGAGGCGATCGACGCGCCAGCCTAG
- the adhP gene encoding alcohol dehydrogenase AdhP, which yields MASTMQAAVVETFGQPLVLREWDMPTPGPGQIVVKTEACGVCHTDLHAANGDWPVKPTPPFIPGHEAIGPVVAVGAGVTIVKEGDRVGVPWLYSACGRCEYCLKAQETVCAKAQFGGYTKNGGFAEYILADPNYVAHIPDGLSSIEAAPLVCAGITTYKGIKETGARPGEWIAVSGAGGLGHLAIQYAKAMGLSVAAIDIDDTKLEHAKRLGADLAINAKEGDPAEALKKATGGGAHGVLITAPSLPAFKQGVAMTRKRGTCVLVGLPPGEFPVPLFDVVVDCITIRGSFVGTRQDMAEALAFAAEGKVKANIELQPLSAINEVLSRLQRGDVAARVVLDFAGK from the coding sequence ATGGCTTCTACAATGCAGGCCGCAGTGGTCGAAACGTTCGGCCAGCCTTTGGTCCTCCGCGAATGGGACATGCCGACGCCTGGCCCAGGTCAGATCGTCGTCAAGACCGAAGCGTGCGGCGTGTGCCACACCGATCTCCATGCCGCAAATGGCGATTGGCCGGTCAAGCCGACGCCCCCGTTCATTCCGGGTCACGAGGCGATCGGTCCGGTCGTCGCGGTCGGAGCGGGCGTGACGATCGTCAAGGAAGGCGACCGGGTCGGAGTGCCCTGGCTCTATTCAGCATGCGGCCGCTGCGAATATTGCCTGAAGGCTCAGGAGACGGTTTGCGCCAAGGCGCAGTTCGGCGGCTACACGAAGAATGGCGGCTTCGCCGAATACATCCTGGCCGACCCCAATTACGTCGCCCACATCCCCGACGGCCTGTCGTCGATCGAGGCCGCGCCGCTCGTCTGCGCCGGCATCACCACCTACAAGGGCATCAAGGAAACCGGAGCCAGGCCCGGCGAATGGATCGCCGTTTCCGGCGCCGGAGGCCTCGGCCATCTGGCCATCCAGTATGCCAAGGCCATGGGACTGTCCGTCGCGGCGATCGACATCGACGACACAAAGCTCGAACATGCAAAACGCCTCGGCGCCGATCTTGCGATCAACGCCAAAGAGGGCGACCCGGCGGAGGCCTTGAAAAAGGCGACGGGCGGCGGTGCTCACGGGGTCCTGATTACAGCGCCCTCCCTCCCGGCGTTCAAGCAGGGAGTCGCCATGACGCGTAAGCGCGGAACCTGCGTGCTGGTCGGGCTGCCGCCCGGCGAGTTTCCGGTCCCGCTCTTCGATGTAGTCGTTGACTGCATCACCATTCGGGGATCGTTCGTCGGCACACGCCAGGACATGGCCGAGGCCCTCGCATTCGCCGCCGAAGGCAAGGTCAAGGCGAACATCGAACTGCAGCCGCTTTCGGCGATCAACGAGGTTTTGAGCCGGCTGCAACGCGGCGATGTGGCCGCACGCGTCGTCCTCGATTTCGCGGGCAAGTGA
- a CDS encoding copper resistance system multicopper oxidase, translated as MTRSLDRIGRREVMAGAGLLGLSAVLARSAPAYAWTQDSQALPVPRPSSANVRSYDLEIDDYRLMVDGRPGKAMAINGTVPGPLLRFREGEDAVIRVTNRLKEIASIHWHGILLPPGMDGVPGVSFAGIAPGETFTYRFPLLQSGTYWCHSHSGGQELLGVYAPFVIDPAGPDPVAFDRDYVVLMSDWSFEAPEKIIANLKKQSGYYNYQKRTLADLVRDVSANGWSATLMERLSWSKMRMDPTDFADVTGYTYTYLVNGLTSDANWTGLFRPGERVRLRFIAAGAMTYFDIRIPGLKMTVVQADGQDIQPLEVDEFRIAPGETFDVIVVPEDRAYTLMAETMDRSGFARGTLAPRAGMTAPIPPRRPRPIRTMADMGMDMGGMDMGAGKAGMGSMSGMPGAAAPASPPIMDMSGHQMQNMGAAGRVRADAAGKLKTAHQSGMADMPTTGGAMGAMGAMPGMSGEGASVKDQRFAHGPDTHGVGNSSIAMVAKNRLGEPGSGFDTENSRVLVYADLRSVIPQTDLRAPEREIELHITGNMDRYSWSFDGKKYSEARTPIAFRYGERLRMVFVNDTMMEHPIHLHGMWMELENGGGANQPRKHTVSVKPAERLTVAVTADAPGQWAMHCHLLLHMEMGMFRVVEVSSPA; from the coding sequence ATGACAAGGTCTTTGGATCGCATCGGCCGACGCGAGGTGATGGCGGGCGCGGGTCTGCTTGGCCTATCGGCGGTTCTCGCGCGCTCGGCGCCGGCTTATGCCTGGACGCAGGACAGCCAGGCCTTGCCGGTCCCGCGGCCCTCCTCCGCGAACGTGCGCAGCTACGATCTGGAGATCGACGACTACCGACTGATGGTCGACGGACGTCCCGGCAAAGCGATGGCGATTAACGGAACCGTGCCGGGGCCGCTCCTGCGTTTCCGCGAGGGCGAAGACGCCGTCATACGGGTCACGAACCGCTTGAAGGAGATCGCCTCGATCCACTGGCACGGGATCCTCCTGCCCCCGGGCATGGACGGGGTTCCCGGCGTGAGCTTCGCCGGCATCGCGCCGGGCGAGACGTTCACCTACCGCTTTCCGCTGCTTCAGAGCGGCACCTACTGGTGCCACAGCCATTCGGGCGGGCAGGAGCTGCTCGGCGTCTACGCGCCCTTCGTCATCGATCCGGCCGGTCCCGATCCCGTCGCCTTCGACCGGGACTATGTCGTGTTGATGTCCGACTGGAGCTTCGAGGCTCCAGAAAAGATTATCGCCAATCTCAAGAAGCAGTCCGGATATTACAATTATCAGAAGCGCACGCTGGCCGATCTCGTGCGCGATGTCAGCGCGAACGGCTGGTCGGCGACGCTCATGGAACGGCTCAGCTGGTCCAAGATGAGGATGGACCCGACCGACTTCGCCGACGTCACCGGTTACACCTACACCTACCTCGTTAACGGTCTGACCAGCGACGCCAATTGGACGGGGCTGTTCCGGCCGGGTGAGCGCGTACGCCTGCGTTTCATCGCGGCCGGCGCGATGACCTATTTCGATATCCGCATCCCCGGGCTCAAGATGACCGTGGTCCAGGCCGACGGGCAGGACATCCAGCCGCTGGAGGTAGACGAGTTCCGGATCGCGCCCGGCGAAACATTCGACGTCATCGTCGTGCCCGAGGACCGCGCCTACACGCTGATGGCGGAGACGATGGACCGCAGCGGGTTCGCGCGCGGCACCCTGGCCCCGCGCGCTGGCATGACCGCCCCGATCCCGCCGCGCCGACCGCGGCCGATCCGCACCATGGCCGACATGGGGATGGACATGGGCGGCATGGACATGGGCGCGGGCAAGGCCGGGATGGGGAGCATGTCCGGGATGCCGGGCGCCGCCGCTCCCGCGTCACCGCCGATCATGGACATGAGCGGCCACCAGATGCAGAACATGGGCGCGGCCGGGCGGGTTCGCGCGGACGCCGCCGGAAAACTGAAGACGGCGCACCAATCGGGCATGGCCGACATGCCGACGACCGGCGGCGCGATGGGCGCCATGGGTGCGATGCCGGGCATGAGCGGCGAAGGCGCCTCGGTCAAAGATCAGCGCTTCGCTCACGGCCCCGACACGCACGGGGTCGGCAATTCCTCGATCGCCATGGTCGCGAAGAACCGTCTCGGCGAACCGGGCTCGGGGTTCGACACCGAGAATTCGCGCGTCCTGGTCTACGCCGATCTTCGCAGCGTGATCCCGCAAACCGATCTGCGTGCGCCCGAGCGCGAGATCGAACTGCACATCACGGGCAACATGGACCGCTACAGCTGGTCCTTCGACGGCAAGAAATACTCCGAAGCGCGCACCCCAATCGCGTTCAGATATGGCGAACGGCTGCGCATGGTGTTCGTCAACGACACCATGATGGAACATCCGATCCACCTTCACGGCATGTGGATGGAGCTCGAGAACGGCGGCGGAGCGAACCAGCCGCGCAAGCATACGGTCAGCGTCAAACCCGCCGAGCGCCTGACGGTGGCTGTGACCGCCGACGCACCTGGGCAATGGGCGATGCACTGCCACCTGTTGCTCCACATGGAGATGGGCATGTTCCGCGTCGTCGAAGTCTCCTCCCCCGCCTGA
- a CDS encoding copper resistance protein B: MRFAPSLLPVLFLLPTGLQAQETGARGAGEPMSMPMPAPGQTSHAEPVAAPAPTDQETATLPNLEDRSGWPEPTADSANYSYLVTELLEYRESRAAGAIRWDIYGWYGGDVNRLWVKTEGLQDVSGPGGGEQEAQLLYGRLISPFFDFQAGVRFAHRSGPGPNQSRTYAAIGVQGLAPYRYSLEPTLFISQDGKVSMRATATYDQQLTQRLILQPRFEFDAAVQKDRSFGVGSGLNKTELGLRLRYEVKREFAPYVGVSWTQSYGSTKRLARAEGEDTSLVSVVAGVRMWF, from the coding sequence TTGCGCTTCGCACCTTCATTATTGCCCGTCCTGTTCCTGCTGCCCACCGGTCTTCAAGCACAAGAGACGGGCGCGCGGGGAGCCGGCGAACCGATGTCCATGCCGATGCCGGCTCCCGGCCAAACTTCGCATGCCGAACCGGTTGCTGCACCTGCCCCGACAGACCAGGAGACAGCAACGCTGCCCAACCTGGAGGACCGCTCAGGATGGCCGGAGCCGACCGCCGACAGCGCGAACTACAGCTACCTGGTGACAGAACTGCTCGAGTATCGCGAAAGTCGCGCCGCGGGAGCGATCCGCTGGGACATTTACGGCTGGTACGGCGGCGACGTGAACCGGCTCTGGGTCAAGACCGAAGGGCTGCAAGACGTATCGGGGCCAGGCGGAGGCGAGCAGGAGGCCCAGCTTCTTTACGGCCGCCTGATCTCGCCCTTCTTCGACTTTCAGGCCGGCGTCCGTTTTGCGCACCGCTCGGGGCCAGGCCCCAATCAATCGCGAACCTATGCCGCGATCGGCGTGCAGGGCCTCGCTCCTTACCGCTATTCGCTCGAACCGACGTTGTTCATAAGCCAGGACGGCAAGGTCTCCATGCGGGCGACCGCCACCTATGATCAGCAGCTGACACAGCGGCTCATCCTGCAACCCCGCTTCGAGTTCGACGCCGCAGTCCAAAAGGATCGGTCGTTCGGCGTCGGTTCCGGGCTGAACAAGACCGAACTCGGTCTCCGGCTGCGGTATGAAGTAAAGCGCGAGTTCGCCCCGTATGTGGGCGTGTCGTGGACACAGAGCTACGGAAGCACGAAACGACTGGCGCGCGCGGAAGGTGAAGACACCAGCCTCGTTTCTGTCGTCGCGGGAGTCCGGATGTGGTTCTGA
- a CDS encoding DUF2933 domain-containing protein — translation MSNSGRRLAQRLRAHPLTSVVSGILVIVALYLVYEHRTSPLAMLPYLLLLACPLMHFFMHGGHRRRTSERAENSGGPAGTIGNRLVSREAEGGQ, via the coding sequence ATGAGTAATTCCGGACGGCGATTGGCACAACGGCTCCGAGCGCACCCCCTGACTTCGGTCGTCTCCGGCATTCTCGTCATTGTGGCACTATATCTGGTGTACGAGCACCGCACCTCCCCGCTTGCAATGCTCCCCTACCTCCTCCTGCTCGCTTGTCCGCTGATGCATTTTTTCATGCATGGTGGTCATCGCCGGCGCACCAGCGAACGTGCGGAGAACTCGGGAGGTCCAGCGGGGACAATCGGCAACCGCCTTGTTAGCCGCGAAGCAGAGGGTGGGCAGTGA
- a CDS encoding heavy metal translocating P-type ATPase, producing the protein MKENIVDHTHEYAEGDRQMKPSGLPDGAVRDPVCGMTVDPATAKHRHDLDDTIYYFCSEGCRSKFAADPERYLNPPATKPAITSPAMGALPEPAQGAVWTCPMHPEIRRPGPGSCPICGMALEPADPTLEEGPNPELIDMTRRFWVSAILSLPLLALAMGGELFGWHPLPMRTSMLVQLALATPVVLWGAWPFFERGWASLKSRNLNMFTLISLGVGVAYVFSVVATLAPDLFPPSFRTMGGAVPVYFEAAAVIVTLVLLGQVLELRARSATGRAIRALLGLAPKTARIVRADGREEDIPLEHVVVGDTLRVRPGEKIPVDGIVTDGRSSVDESMISGEPVPVEKVPGEKVTGATVNGTGSLLMRAERVGQDTMLSQIVRMVADAQRSRAPIQALADKVSAWFVPAVVLIAILAFGVWSIWGPEPALSFALVNAVAVLIIACPCALGLATPMSIMVGTGRGATAGVLVKNAEALELMEKIDTLVVDKTGTLTLGKPKLVAVTVAEGRAEADVLRLAAALERGSEHPLAAAIVEGAEERGLELPSTTDFASHTGKGVTGKVEGRQVALGNKALLEGLGIDTSELTGQADAMRAEGQGVMFTAIDGALAGLIAVADPIKESAADAIAELRKGGVRVVMLTGDNQRTADAVARKIGGIDEVFADVLPDQKQAVVERLRAEGRRVAMAGDGINDAPALAAADVGIAMGTGTDVAMESASVTLVKGDLGGIVRARRLSRAVMRNIRQNLFFSFIFNAAGVPIAAGVFYPLFGLLLSPIIAGAAMAFSSVAVIGNALRLRTVRL; encoded by the coding sequence ATGAAGGAAAATATTGTGGATCACACGCATGAATACGCGGAAGGCGACCGCCAAATGAAGCCATCCGGCCTCCCGGACGGAGCAGTCAGGGATCCGGTATGCGGAATGACGGTGGACCCAGCTACCGCAAAGCACCGCCATGATCTGGACGACACCATCTACTATTTCTGCAGCGAGGGGTGCCGCTCGAAGTTTGCCGCGGATCCTGAGCGTTATCTCAACCCTCCCGCAACAAAGCCCGCGATCACCAGTCCGGCAATGGGCGCATTGCCCGAGCCGGCTCAGGGGGCCGTATGGACCTGCCCGATGCATCCCGAGATTCGCCGCCCCGGTCCCGGGAGCTGCCCGATCTGCGGGATGGCGCTGGAGCCGGCCGACCCCACGCTCGAAGAGGGCCCCAATCCCGAACTGATTGATATGACCAGGCGGTTCTGGGTCAGCGCCATTCTGTCCCTGCCCCTCCTCGCTCTGGCAATGGGGGGCGAGCTTTTCGGCTGGCATCCACTCCCGATGCGTACGTCGATGCTCGTCCAACTTGCGCTCGCTACCCCGGTCGTGCTGTGGGGCGCCTGGCCATTTTTCGAGCGAGGCTGGGCTTCGCTCAAGAGCCGAAACCTCAACATGTTCACGTTGATCAGCCTCGGCGTCGGGGTTGCCTACGTCTTCAGCGTGGTGGCCACCTTAGCGCCCGATCTCTTCCCTCCCTCGTTCCGAACGATGGGAGGAGCCGTCCCGGTCTATTTTGAAGCGGCGGCTGTCATCGTCACGCTGGTTCTGCTCGGCCAGGTCCTGGAGTTGCGTGCCCGTTCGGCAACCGGACGGGCGATCCGCGCGCTGCTCGGCCTCGCCCCGAAAACGGCTCGCATCGTGCGCGCTGACGGACGCGAGGAAGACATTCCGCTCGAGCATGTCGTGGTCGGTGACACGCTTCGTGTGCGGCCCGGCGAGAAGATACCGGTCGACGGCATCGTCACTGACGGCCGATCCTCAGTCGACGAATCCATGATCAGCGGTGAGCCCGTGCCGGTGGAAAAGGTCCCCGGCGAGAAGGTGACCGGAGCCACCGTGAACGGCACCGGCAGCCTGTTGATGCGCGCCGAGCGCGTCGGCCAGGATACGATGCTATCGCAGATCGTCCGCATGGTCGCAGACGCACAGCGCTCGCGGGCTCCAATTCAGGCGCTGGCCGACAAGGTCTCGGCCTGGTTCGTTCCCGCCGTCGTGCTGATTGCGATTCTCGCCTTTGGCGTGTGGTCGATCTGGGGTCCGGAACCGGCGCTCAGCTTTGCGCTCGTCAACGCGGTTGCGGTTCTCATCATCGCCTGTCCCTGCGCCTTGGGCCTCGCCACGCCGATGTCGATCATGGTCGGCACCGGCCGCGGCGCCACTGCCGGCGTCCTCGTCAAGAACGCCGAGGCACTCGAGCTCATGGAGAAGATCGATACGCTGGTCGTGGACAAGACCGGCACGCTCACCCTCGGTAAGCCCAAGCTCGTCGCCGTCACTGTCGCAGAAGGCCGCGCCGAAGCTGACGTCCTGAGGCTTGCAGCCGCTCTTGAGCGCGGTAGCGAGCACCCGCTTGCAGCAGCGATCGTGGAGGGTGCCGAGGAGCGCGGGCTGGAGTTGCCGAGCACGACCGACTTCGCGTCGCATACGGGCAAGGGCGTGACCGGGAAGGTGGAAGGGCGTCAGGTCGCTTTGGGCAATAAGGCGCTGCTTGAGGGCCTGGGCATCGACACCTCGGAGCTGACAGGTCAAGCCGACGCGATGCGCGCCGAGGGCCAGGGCGTCATGTTCACGGCGATAGACGGAGCGCTTGCCGGACTCATCGCCGTGGCTGATCCAATCAAGGAGAGCGCTGCCGACGCGATCGCCGAACTACGCAAGGGAGGCGTTCGAGTGGTCATGCTGACCGGCGACAATCAGCGCACCGCGGATGCGGTGGCACGGAAGATCGGCGGCATCGACGAGGTCTTCGCCGACGTTCTCCCCGACCAGAAGCAGGCCGTGGTGGAACGGCTCCGTGCCGAGGGCCGCCGCGTGGCAATGGCCGGCGATGGCATCAACGATGCGCCTGCTCTGGCTGCCGCGGACGTCGGCATAGCGATGGGAACAGGGACGGACGTTGCGATGGAGAGCGCGTCCGTGACCCTGGTCAAGGGTGACCTTGGCGGGATTGTCCGCGCCCGCCGGCTCAGCCGCGCGGTGATGCGCAACATCCGGCAGAACCTGTTCTTCTCGTTCATCTTCAATGCGGCGGGCGTGCCAATCGCGGCCGGAGTGTTCTATCCCCTGTTCGGACTGCTCCTCAGCCCCATCATTGCCGGCGCCGCGATGGCGTTCAGCTCGGTGGCTGTTATCGGAAACGCGCTTCGTCTGCGGACGGTGCGGCTTTGA
- the tnpA gene encoding IS66-like element accessory protein TnpA — MEVVGRVSGRRSWSDAEKLEILAEAFRPGVRVRDVIARREVSSSLIYTWRKQARLGKLGGVAPALPAFAEVRVADVAAPAPQPATSTSGLICIEFPGGVRVSVDGSVDAGALARVLSVLR, encoded by the coding sequence GTGGAGGTGGTCGGCCGGGTATCGGGCCGACGGAGCTGGTCGGACGCGGAGAAGCTGGAGATCCTGGCCGAGGCGTTCCGGCCGGGCGTGCGGGTCCGTGATGTCATCGCCCGGCGCGAGGTGTCGAGCAGCCTGATCTATACGTGGCGCAAGCAGGCGCGGCTGGGCAAGCTGGGCGGGGTCGCGCCTGCGCTGCCGGCATTCGCCGAGGTGCGCGTGGCCGATGTCGCCGCACCTGCGCCGCAGCCGGCGACATCCACGTCTGGCCTCATCTGCATCGAATTTCCGGGTGGCGTCCGAGTGAGCGTGGACGGGTCGGTGGACGCCGGCGCGCTGGCGCGAGTGTTGTCGGTGCTGCGTTGA
- the tnpB gene encoding IS66 family insertion sequence element accessory protein TnpB (TnpB, as the term is used for proteins encoded by IS66 family insertion elements, is considered an accessory protein, since TnpC, encoded by a neighboring gene, is a DDE family transposase.): MSPTPLPTRVFLACGVTDMRKGFDGLAVLVQQVLAQNPHSGALFAFRGKRGHLVKLLWFDGQGLCLFSKRLDRGRFVWPVTATGTVTLTPAQLSMLLEGIDWRRPERTFTPTLAG; this comes from the coding sequence TTGAGCCCCACGCCGTTGCCGACGCGGGTGTTCCTGGCGTGTGGCGTCACCGACATGCGCAAAGGGTTCGATGGCCTGGCGGTACTGGTGCAGCAGGTGCTGGCCCAGAACCCGCACTCGGGCGCGTTGTTCGCGTTCCGGGGCAAGCGGGGTCATCTGGTCAAGCTGCTGTGGTTCGATGGGCAAGGCCTGTGCCTGTTCTCCAAGCGGCTCGACCGGGGTCGGTTCGTCTGGCCGGTGACCGCGACGGGCACGGTGACGCTGACGCCGGCACAATTGTCGATGCTGCTGGAGGGCATCGACTGGCGTCGCCCAGAGCGGACGTTCACGCCGACGCTGGCGGGGTGA